From a region of the Streptomyces venezuelae genome:
- a CDS encoding DUF4913 domain-containing protein: protein MDSKASEHAQRVAARVTADADGDAWQEHQWAVARFLSGSRTAVEEERWRRRLNEWRERIVASLAADAYAEVAESQDLLLSWLLAELGRGDGALGSLLALYPLPRPDPEPLPVSGTPAQTQTPEAGGEAAEFYFADVFAFVTDYLAVMIRRPLDGTSATWCPHWWEHPEAGARLSALWLAWEHLRHDPALGMTTWWIHHADPHLKVLMDPRQGPFAACSPEGHAREPLGPLPVEPYEPT, encoded by the coding sequence ATGGACAGCAAAGCGAGCGAGCACGCGCAACGGGTGGCGGCGCGGGTGACGGCCGACGCCGACGGCGATGCCTGGCAGGAACACCAGTGGGCGGTGGCGCGCTTCCTGTCCGGGTCCCGGACGGCCGTCGAGGAGGAGCGCTGGAGAAGGCGGCTGAACGAATGGAGGGAGCGGATCGTCGCGTCCCTGGCCGCCGACGCCTACGCCGAGGTCGCCGAGTCGCAGGACCTGCTCCTCAGCTGGCTTCTGGCGGAGCTTGGGCGCGGCGACGGCGCCCTCGGCTCGCTGCTGGCGCTGTACCCCCTCCCCCGGCCGGATCCGGAGCCGCTTCCGGTGTCCGGCACGCCGGCGCAGACGCAGACGCCGGAAGCGGGCGGCGAGGCCGCCGAGTTCTACTTCGCCGACGTCTTCGCCTTCGTCACCGACTACCTGGCGGTCATGATCCGCCGCCCCCTGGACGGGACCTCAGCGACCTGGTGTCCGCACTGGTGGGAGCACCCCGAGGCGGGGGCCCGGCTGTCCGCGCTCTGGCTGGCCTGGGAGCACCTGCGGCACGATCCGGCCCTCGGCATGACGACGTGGTGGATCCATCACGCGGATCCACACCTCAAGGTCCTGATGGACCCCCGGCAGGGCCCGTTCGCCGCCTGCTCGCCCGAGGGACACGCGCGGGAACCGCTCGGCCCGCTCCCGGTGGAACCGTACGAGCCGACGTAG
- a CDS encoding DUF1990 family protein: MTRLISAGRDTVNYPDRGATAHRPLPAGYNHLHHRTRLGRGRAVFEAAGTAVTTFHAHRTSGMRVQADVGAVRPGSRVVVGIGLGPLRIDAPCQVIWTAYEPARIGFAYGTLAGHPECGEESFVVDMDPDGTVWFTVTAFSRPNAWYTRLAGPVVPVLQHQYARLLGHHLRKLAATG, translated from the coding sequence ATGACCCGCCTCATCAGCGCCGGCCGGGACACCGTCAACTACCCCGACCGGGGTGCGACGGCCCACCGGCCGCTGCCCGCCGGATACAACCACCTGCACCACCGCACCCGTCTCGGACGCGGCCGGGCCGTCTTCGAGGCCGCCGGCACCGCGGTCACCACCTTCCACGCCCACCGGACCTCCGGCATGCGCGTACAAGCCGATGTCGGCGCGGTCCGGCCGGGCAGCCGGGTGGTCGTCGGGATCGGCCTCGGGCCGCTGCGGATCGACGCCCCGTGCCAGGTGATCTGGACCGCGTACGAGCCCGCCCGCATCGGTTTCGCCTACGGCACCCTGGCCGGACACCCCGAATGCGGCGAGGAGTCCTTCGTCGTGGACATGGACCCCGACGGCACGGTGTGGTTCACGGTCACCGCCTTCAGCCGCCCGAACGCCTGGTACACCCGGCTCGCCGGTCCGGTGGTCCCCGTCCTCCAGCACCAGTACGCCCGCCTCCTCGGCCACCACCTGCGCAAGCTGGCCGCCACCGGCTGA
- a CDS encoding SpoIIE family protein phosphatase codes for MRWRAPDRPVCHGGSVPTTVSLPDDWPAHPDRSLSLNRMGSFDWDLITGLMHMDEAALDVFDTTPDEYDGRPESLDPRVPAAEGARLDALVSSALKSGEDSYGAYFRIRCHDGRLRWTHTQGRVMRGQDGRPYRIIGIVRDATDELSHSAERLGLDEERRRQTSVVESTTAALAHARTVQDVIDVIGDAHGLERLGSMGMVMGLVEAGRIHLVAEGPEDSFVPGTRYTRIDEQYPMSEVVRSLEPRFLDSAQEFARDYPGLWARISYMRISAAAYLPLIAQARPIGAIGLLYQDKDGFTQEERNLLVALGSSIAQSLQRAMLLEQEHDLAEGLQQAMLPRRIPSVAGGEIAVRYRSARMGQDIGGDWYDVIPLPGGRVGAVIGDVQGHDTHAAAVMGQLRIVLRAYAAEGHSPGTVMARASVFLHELDTDRFATCTYVEADLSTGVLQVVRAGHIDPLLRTRDGDCHRLPVAGGMPLGLSAEFGRLEYPVTTVELDPGETVLLCTDGLVEQPGADLDDGIQLLTSHIRRGPADLQLLADLLCEIVDERGGDDDMALLLLRRHVVPAQEGGGRLQQHVAPGDPEALVAARHMIGAAVRSWGARERADEIELVADELIVNALMHTDGPAIVTLRVLAGPQRRLRVEVEDRSSALPRRREAGESGVSGRGLMLVDRLADVWGVEPRGGGKCVWCEFVMG; via the coding sequence ATGCGCTGGAGAGCGCCTGACCGGCCCGTGTGTCATGGTGGATCGGTGCCGACCACCGTATCGCTGCCGGACGACTGGCCCGCACACCCGGACCGGTCGCTCTCGCTGAACCGCATGGGCAGTTTCGACTGGGACCTGATCACCGGTCTCATGCACATGGACGAAGCCGCCCTCGACGTCTTCGACACGACTCCCGACGAGTACGACGGCCGGCCGGAGTCGCTCGACCCGCGCGTCCCCGCCGCCGAGGGCGCCCGGCTCGACGCCCTCGTCTCCTCCGCCCTCAAGAGCGGCGAGGACAGCTACGGCGCCTACTTCCGCATCCGCTGCCACGACGGACGGCTGCGCTGGACGCACACCCAGGGCCGCGTCATGCGCGGCCAGGACGGCCGCCCGTACCGGATCATCGGCATCGTCCGGGACGCCACCGACGAGCTCAGCCACTCGGCGGAGCGGCTCGGCCTGGACGAGGAGCGGCGCCGCCAGACGTCGGTGGTCGAGTCCACCACCGCCGCCCTCGCGCACGCCCGCACCGTGCAGGACGTCATCGACGTCATCGGTGACGCCCACGGGCTGGAACGGCTCGGCTCGATGGGCATGGTGATGGGCCTCGTCGAAGCCGGCCGGATCCACCTGGTCGCCGAGGGGCCGGAGGACAGCTTCGTCCCCGGCACCCGCTACACCCGGATCGACGAGCAGTACCCGATGAGCGAGGTCGTCCGCTCGCTGGAGCCGCGCTTCCTCGACTCGGCGCAGGAATTCGCCCGGGACTACCCCGGGCTCTGGGCCAGGATCTCGTACATGCGGATCTCGGCGGCCGCCTACCTGCCGCTCATCGCCCAGGCCCGCCCCATCGGCGCGATCGGCTTGCTCTACCAGGACAAGGACGGCTTCACCCAGGAGGAGCGGAACCTGCTCGTCGCCCTGGGCAGCAGCATCGCGCAGAGCCTCCAGCGGGCCATGCTGCTGGAGCAGGAGCACGACCTGGCCGAGGGCCTCCAGCAGGCCATGCTGCCGCGCCGGATCCCGTCGGTGGCCGGCGGCGAGATCGCCGTACGGTACCGGTCCGCCCGGATGGGGCAGGACATCGGCGGCGACTGGTACGACGTCATCCCGCTGCCCGGCGGCCGGGTCGGCGCCGTCATCGGCGACGTCCAGGGCCACGACACGCATGCGGCGGCCGTCATGGGCCAGCTCCGGATCGTGCTGCGCGCGTACGCCGCCGAGGGGCACTCGCCCGGCACGGTCATGGCCAGGGCCTCCGTCTTCCTCCACGAGCTGGACACCGACCGGTTCGCGACCTGCACGTACGTGGAGGCCGACCTCTCGACGGGCGTCCTCCAGGTGGTCCGGGCGGGCCACATCGACCCGCTGCTGCGCACCCGCGACGGGGACTGCCACCGGCTCCCGGTGGCGGGCGGGATGCCGCTCGGTCTCTCGGCGGAGTTCGGCCGCCTGGAGTACCCGGTGACCACCGTGGAGCTGGACCCCGGGGAAACGGTCCTGCTGTGCACCGACGGCCTGGTGGAACAGCCCGGCGCCGACCTCGACGACGGGATCCAGCTGCTGACCTCCCACATCCGCCGAGGCCCTGCGGACCTGCAGCTCCTCGCGGACCTGCTGTGCGAGATCGTCGACGAACGGGGCGGGGACGACGACATGGCACTGCTCCTGCTGCGCCGCCACGTGGTGCCCGCCCAGGAGGGCGGCGGCCGGCTCCAGCAGCACGTGGCACCGGGCGACCCGGAGGCCCTGGTGGCGGCCCGGCACATGATCGGGGCGGCGGTACGGTCGTGGGGCGCGCGGGAACGCGCCGACGAGATCGAACTGGTCGCGGACGAGCTGATCGTGAACGCCCTGATGCACACGGACGGCCCGGCGATCGTGACCCTGCGGGTCCTCGCAGGTCCCCAGCGCCGGCTCCGGGTGGAGGTGGAGGACCGCTCCAGCGCACTGCCGCGCCGCCGCGAGGCGGGGGAGTCGGGAGTCTCCGGACGGGGCCTGATGCTGGTGGACCGGCTGGCGGACGTCTGGGGTGTGGAGCCGCGCGGCGGCGGCAAATGCGTGTGGTGCGAGTTCGTGATGGGCTGA
- a CDS encoding DUF6777 domain-containing protein gives MNGSSLPTPRQTSRRHAPAGTALFALLGLLAAACGGSPEQPAGAPGAESQEVYLQPVASAGPDPFTASSATAESAPVQPPLPNPTGQGIRTVNAATPGLYGGTQRLGSCDVEQQVRFLTDDEAKAQAFAEASNIEVAKIPDFLRGLTPVVLRADTRVTNHAFRDGSADGFQSVLQAGTAVLVDEHGMPRVRCGCGNPLASPRTAKGSPVHKGDPWSGYQANQVVVIEPTTHVINSLVIVNIADNTWIERKRGDDGAQDRPPKALPPFDPSAGIPDGPVTAPGSASGGPCPPDQAAPGSPNAPAAPAPGATDCPQTSQSSPGGSPPRSPGKPSNPSTRPQEPEQPQQRPPSGNSSDPLTDLPLDPGEQAFPMDPDGSGALPGDSVNPFGPDIPSDPYTPYDPNAPLTVPDQDLQPQPSDGGHALESA, from the coding sequence GTGAACGGATCGTCACTTCCGACACCGCGTCAGACGTCACGTCGTCATGCACCCGCCGGCACCGCCCTCTTCGCCCTCCTCGGCCTCCTCGCCGCGGCGTGCGGCGGCAGTCCGGAGCAGCCGGCCGGCGCCCCGGGAGCCGAGAGCCAGGAGGTCTACCTGCAGCCCGTGGCCTCCGCCGGCCCCGACCCCTTCACCGCCTCCTCGGCCACGGCGGAGTCCGCCCCGGTGCAGCCCCCGCTGCCCAACCCGACCGGCCAGGGCATCCGCACCGTCAACGCGGCCACCCCCGGCCTGTACGGAGGCACCCAGCGGCTCGGCAGCTGCGACGTGGAACAGCAGGTCCGCTTCCTGACCGACGACGAGGCCAAGGCCCAGGCGTTCGCCGAGGCGTCGAACATCGAAGTGGCGAAGATCCCCGACTTCCTGCGCGGCCTGACCCCCGTCGTCCTGCGCGCCGACACCCGGGTCACCAACCACGCCTTCCGCGACGGCTCCGCCGACGGCTTCCAGTCCGTCCTCCAGGCCGGCACCGCCGTCCTCGTGGACGAGCACGGGATGCCCCGCGTCCGCTGCGGCTGCGGAAACCCGCTGGCCTCTCCGCGCACCGCCAAGGGATCCCCGGTGCACAAGGGCGACCCGTGGAGCGGCTACCAGGCCAACCAGGTCGTCGTCATCGAGCCCACCACCCATGTGATCAACAGCCTGGTGATCGTCAACATCGCCGACAACACCTGGATCGAACGCAAGCGCGGCGACGACGGCGCGCAGGACCGGCCCCCGAAGGCGCTGCCCCCCTTCGACCCGTCCGCCGGAATCCCGGACGGCCCCGTCACCGCGCCGGGGTCCGCGTCCGGCGGGCCCTGCCCCCCGGACCAGGCCGCCCCGGGCTCGCCGAACGCCCCGGCCGCCCCGGCTCCGGGGGCGACGGACTGCCCGCAGACCTCGCAGAGCTCACCCGGCGGGAGCCCGCCGCGGAGCCCCGGCAAGCCGTCGAACCCGTCCACCCGGCCGCAGGAACCGGAGCAGCCGCAGCAGCGGCCGCCGTCCGGCAACTCCTCGGACCCGCTGACCGACCTGCCGCTGGACCCCGGTGAGCAGGCGTTCCCCATGGACCCGGACGGCTCGGGGGCGCTGCCCGGCGACTCGGTGAACCCCTTCGGCCCGGACATCCCGTCCGACCCCTACACCCCTTACGATCCCAACGCCCCCCTCACCGTCCCGGACCAGGACCTGCAGCCGCAGCCGTCGGACGGGGGCCATGCGCTGGAGAGCGCCTGA
- a CDS encoding Fpg/Nei family DNA glycosylase — protein MPELPEVEALREYLDEHLTGRVVERVLPLAVSVLKTYDPPLTALEGQQAGTTARYGKFLALPVGEVHLVTHLARAGWLRWQDSLPGQPPRPGKGPLALRVSLVGGGGFDLTEAGTQKRLAVYVVHDPQEVPGIARLGPDPLAEDFDRDAFAALLAGERRQIKGVLRDQSVIAGIGNAYSDEILHAARVSPFKLAASFTEEQLTELYEAVRSTLGEAVGRAHGVAAGKLKAEKKSGLRVHGRAGEPCPVCGDTVRSVSFADSSLEYCPTCQTGGKPLADRRLSRLLK, from the coding sequence ATGCCGGAGCTGCCCGAGGTCGAGGCCCTGCGGGAGTACCTCGACGAGCACCTCACCGGGCGGGTGGTCGAGCGCGTCCTCCCGCTCGCCGTGAGCGTGCTCAAGACCTACGACCCGCCACTGACCGCCCTGGAAGGACAGCAGGCCGGCACCACCGCCCGGTACGGCAAGTTCCTGGCCCTGCCGGTCGGTGAGGTCCACCTCGTGACGCACCTGGCCCGGGCCGGCTGGCTGCGCTGGCAGGACAGCCTGCCCGGGCAGCCGCCGCGCCCCGGCAAGGGACCGCTCGCGCTGCGCGTCTCCCTCGTCGGCGGGGGCGGCTTCGACCTCACCGAGGCCGGTACGCAAAAGCGCCTCGCCGTGTACGTGGTCCACGACCCGCAGGAGGTGCCCGGCATCGCCCGCCTCGGCCCCGATCCACTCGCCGAGGACTTCGACCGGGACGCCTTCGCCGCGCTGCTCGCGGGGGAGCGGCGCCAGATCAAGGGCGTGCTGCGGGACCAGAGCGTGATCGCGGGAATCGGCAACGCCTACAGCGACGAGATCCTGCACGCCGCCAGGGTCTCGCCGTTCAAGCTCGCCGCCTCCTTCACCGAGGAGCAGCTCACCGAGCTCTACGAGGCCGTGCGGAGCACCCTGGGCGAGGCCGTCGGACGGGCCCACGGGGTGGCCGCGGGAAAACTCAAGGCCGAGAAGAAGAGCGGCCTGCGGGTGCACGGCCGGGCCGGGGAGCCGTGCCCGGTCTGCGGGGACACCGTACGCTCGGTGTCCTTCGCCGACTCGTCCCTGGAGTACTGCCCCACCTGCCAGACGGGTGGGAAGCCGCTCGCGGACCGGCGGCTGTCCCGCCTCCTCAAATAG
- a CDS encoding CapA family protein, with amino-acid sequence MTTRIRPQVLALLSAVLLSAAAGCSATGSSAPARLGDSGGPAAPTTAAGPPAARGFTLVASGDVLPHTSVIQRAADDAGGDGYDFRPMFSGVKPLVSAADLALCHMETIYGEEGGPFSGYPAFTSPPKVADGLKDAGYDGCSTASNHTLDDGSAGLRRTLDRFDKVGLGHAGSARTAAEAAKVTTYTAGSAKVAHLAYTYDTNGYPLPDGQPWAVNLMKQDKIIADARAARKAGADVVLVSVHWGTEWETEPDDTQLSLGKALTASQTGGRPDIDMILGTHAHIPQPYEKVNGTWIVYGMGDQVAGEMFNHTGARDMRGNYGSIGRFTFAPPAAAGQRWQVTKAEFVPQMMDLSAGRVVHLPDALAEDPGREDYENARDAIGEAVLSRGAAKDGLTMGR; translated from the coding sequence ATGACCACGCGAATCCGGCCGCAGGTGCTCGCCCTCCTGTCGGCCGTCCTGCTGTCCGCCGCCGCCGGATGCTCGGCCACCGGGAGCTCCGCACCGGCCCGCCTCGGGGACTCCGGCGGACCGGCGGCCCCCACCACCGCCGCCGGACCGCCCGCCGCCCGGGGATTCACCCTGGTCGCGAGCGGCGACGTACTGCCGCACACCTCCGTCATCCAGCGCGCGGCGGACGACGCGGGCGGCGACGGCTACGACTTCAGGCCGATGTTCTCGGGGGTCAAGCCCCTGGTCTCCGCAGCCGACCTCGCCCTCTGCCACATGGAGACCATCTACGGGGAGGAGGGCGGGCCCTTCTCCGGCTACCCGGCCTTCACCTCTCCGCCAAAGGTCGCCGACGGGCTGAAGGACGCCGGGTACGACGGCTGCTCCACCGCCTCGAACCACACCCTCGACGACGGGAGCGCGGGCCTGCGCCGCACGCTGGACCGCTTCGACAAGGTCGGCCTGGGGCACGCCGGCTCCGCCCGCACGGCCGCCGAGGCGGCCAAGGTGACCACGTACACGGCGGGCTCCGCCAAGGTGGCGCACCTCGCCTACACCTACGACACCAACGGCTACCCGCTGCCCGACGGCCAGCCGTGGGCGGTCAACCTGATGAAGCAGGACAAGATCATCGCGGATGCGCGGGCGGCCCGGAAGGCGGGCGCGGACGTGGTGCTGGTGAGCGTGCACTGGGGTACGGAATGGGAGACCGAGCCGGACGACACCCAGCTCTCGCTCGGCAAGGCGCTCACCGCCTCGCAGACCGGCGGCCGCCCCGACATCGACATGATCCTCGGCACGCACGCGCACATCCCGCAGCCCTACGAGAAGGTCAACGGGACCTGGATCGTCTACGGCATGGGCGACCAGGTTGCAGGCGAGATGTTCAACCACACCGGTGCCCGGGACATGCGGGGCAACTACGGCTCGATCGGCCGGTTCACCTTCGCCCCGCCGGCCGCGGCCGGACAGCGCTGGCAGGTGACCAAGGCCGAGTTCGTACCGCAGATGATGGACCTCTCGGCGGGCCGCGTCGTCCACCTGCCCGACGCCCTCGCCGAGGACCCCGGGCGCGAGGACTACGAGAACGCCCGCGACGCCATCGGCGAGGCCGTCCTCAGCCGCGGCGCCGCCAAGGACGGCCTGACCATGGGCAGGTAG
- a CDS encoding class I SAM-dependent methyltransferase, which yields MPGPTRAITEYWNAAAAAFDDEPDHGLRQEPTRAAWARLLRSWLPAGPADVLDAGCGTGSLSLLLAEAGHRVTGVDLAPRMVERAEAKLAQAGLPGRFLVGDAADPPTGQERYDALLCRHLLWTLPDPGAALRAWVARLRPGGRLVLVEGRWRQAGDSGVPYVAGAEALPWSGGVTAVDLAATLRPLVSGLRIEPLDEDAELWGGPVADERYALIARI from the coding sequence ATGCCCGGACCCACCCGCGCCATCACCGAGTACTGGAACGCCGCCGCGGCCGCGTTCGACGACGAGCCGGATCACGGCCTGCGGCAGGAGCCCACCCGCGCCGCGTGGGCCCGGCTGCTGAGGTCCTGGCTGCCCGCCGGGCCGGCCGACGTCCTCGACGCCGGCTGCGGCACCGGTTCGCTGTCCCTGCTGCTGGCCGAGGCCGGACACCGGGTGACCGGCGTGGACCTCGCGCCCCGGATGGTCGAGCGGGCCGAGGCCAAGCTCGCGCAGGCGGGCCTGCCGGGGCGCTTCCTCGTCGGCGACGCCGCGGATCCCCCGACCGGGCAGGAACGGTACGACGCGCTGCTCTGCCGCCACCTGCTGTGGACCCTGCCCGATCCCGGGGCCGCGCTCCGCGCGTGGGTCGCGCGGCTCCGCCCGGGAGGGCGACTCGTACTGGTCGAGGGACGGTGGCGGCAAGCCGGTGACAGCGGCGTGCCCTATGTCGCCGGAGCCGAGGCGCTCCCCTGGTCCGGCGGGGTCACCGCCGTGGATCTGGCCGCCACGCTCCGGCCCCTGGTGTCCGGCCTGCGTATCGAACCACTCGATGAAGACGCCGAGTTGTGGGGCGGACCCGTGGCCGACGAGCGGTACGCGCTGATCGCCCGGATCTGA
- a CDS encoding YndJ family protein, producing MKVLVNVIVTLGMLYVVPAGLRLIDPDRLLRAARLWPLAAAPGAVCLWLPRGTPAAVLAALYAAACLALAARAPVLLLRARSLNPPAIAVATALVSPSIAATALVAERAAYRLFGFDLDILALTVPHFHFAGFAAALVAGLVCRAVGDRAETGGLARWAAYSVPAGTLLVLLGYFVDDWAELLGAVVLTCGMWAVALLTWREIRPAGADRATRTLLATSAAVLVATMLLALWWAAGEATGITHPTLTWMAATHGLGNALGFALCSVLAWRRLGADRPTTDTDTDTDTDTDSDSNTSDRVETSP from the coding sequence GTGAAGGTACTGGTGAACGTGATCGTCACCCTGGGCATGCTCTACGTCGTCCCGGCCGGCCTGCGGCTGATCGACCCGGACCGGCTTCTGCGCGCGGCCCGCCTGTGGCCGCTCGCGGCCGCACCCGGCGCAGTCTGCCTGTGGCTGCCCCGCGGAACTCCGGCCGCCGTGCTCGCCGCACTGTACGCGGCGGCCTGCCTGGCACTCGCCGCCCGGGCCCCGGTCCTGCTGCTGCGCGCCCGCTCCCTGAACCCGCCCGCGATCGCCGTCGCGACCGCACTGGTCTCACCGTCGATCGCCGCCACCGCCCTGGTCGCCGAGCGCGCCGCATACCGGCTCTTCGGGTTCGACCTCGACATCCTGGCGCTGACCGTGCCCCACTTCCACTTCGCCGGGTTCGCCGCCGCCCTGGTCGCCGGGCTGGTGTGCCGGGCCGTGGGCGACCGCGCCGAAACCGGTGGGCTCGCGCGCTGGGCGGCGTACAGCGTCCCGGCGGGCACCCTGCTCGTACTCCTGGGCTACTTCGTCGACGACTGGGCCGAGCTGCTGGGCGCGGTGGTCCTGACCTGCGGGATGTGGGCCGTGGCCCTGCTCACCTGGCGGGAGATCCGGCCGGCCGGCGCCGACCGGGCCACGCGGACCCTGCTCGCCACCTCGGCGGCGGTGCTCGTGGCCACCATGCTGCTCGCCCTGTGGTGGGCGGCCGGCGAGGCCACCGGGATCACCCACCCCACCCTGACCTGGATGGCCGCCACCCACGGCCTCGGCAACGCCCTCGGATTCGCCCTGTGCTCCGTGCTCGCCTGGCGCCGGCTGGGCGCCGACCGCCCCACCACCGACACCGACACCGACACCGACACCGACACCGACAGCGACAGCAACACCAGCGACCGAGTGGAGACCTCGCCATGA
- a CDS encoding sigma-70 family RNA polymerase sigma factor, whose translation MPLSPTLPRTAPEALAELQRDHGRALFGFLVGLTAGDAQRAEDLVQETLVRVWQHPEALSSGHDSMRPWLFTVARRLAIDARRARLSRPLEVDPEVLEHAPEPQDAVAGSVTAIDVRRAVGSLGPEHREVLMQVYFRDRSVAEAAAELGIPAGTVKSRTHYALRALKKGLQGYGYDLGA comes from the coding sequence GTGCCGCTCTCCCCCACCCTCCCGCGTACGGCCCCCGAGGCACTCGCCGAACTCCAGCGCGACCACGGTCGGGCCCTGTTCGGATTCCTGGTCGGCCTCACGGCCGGGGACGCCCAGCGCGCGGAGGACCTCGTACAGGAGACCCTCGTACGGGTCTGGCAGCACCCGGAGGCGCTGTCCAGCGGGCACGACTCCATGCGGCCCTGGCTGTTCACGGTGGCCCGGCGCCTCGCGATCGACGCCCGGCGGGCCCGGCTGTCACGGCCGCTCGAGGTGGATCCCGAGGTGCTGGAACACGCACCCGAGCCCCAGGACGCGGTGGCCGGCTCGGTCACGGCGATCGACGTGCGGCGGGCCGTGGGGTCGCTGGGACCGGAACACCGCGAGGTGCTGATGCAGGTCTACTTCCGCGACCGCTCGGTGGCCGAGGCCGCCGCCGAACTCGGCATCCCGGCCGGTACCGTCAAGTCCCGCACGCACTACGCCCTTCGCGCCCTGAAGAAGGGCCTGCAGGGGTACGGGTACGACCTCGGCGCGTAG